The DNA sequence CATGGGCGCCGACTGCGTCATCAGCGGGATCCGGCCGCCGATCGCCCAGACCATCGCCCAGCTCGGCATCGACCTGTCGACCATCCTGACCCGCGCCACGCTCGCGGACGCGCTCGCCGCCGCCATCAAGCTCGCGGACACCCCCGGCCCCGACGGGACGGACGGCCGGTGAACGGGCACCCCACCGCGGGAGTGCCCATCCTGCGCCTCGGCGACGTCCTTGTCAGCGGGCTCCTCAACGAGCTCGACGACAAGTCGGCGCTCGCCTTCACCGAGGAACTCACCGAGACGATCGTGGCCAGCGGCGCGCGCGGCGTCCTCATCGACATCTCCCGCCTCGAACTCGTCGACTCCTTCGTCGCCCGCATGCTGATGGACCTCAGCACCACGGCCCGGCTGCTCGGCGCCCGCGTCATCGTGGCCGGGATGCGCCCGCCGGTCGCCATCACCCTCGTCGAGCTCGGCATCGAGCTGGCCGGGGTCGAGACCGCGCTCAGCGCCGAACAGGGCCTGACCGCCCTTGGCTGGCACAAGGGCGTGCCGCCGCGGGAGAGGGCGGAGCCATGACGCGAACCGAAGGACGGACCGCCGCGGCGCCCCGCACCGCGGGGGAGCCCGGCCTGACCCGCCCGCAGGAGTCCACCACCCACACCGTGTACAGCGAGGAGGACCTGCTGCACGTCCGGCACGCGGTGCGGGCCGCCACCGTGCTCGCGGGCTTCGGCATCGTCGACCAGACGCGGGTGGTCACCGCCGCCAGCGAACTGGCCCGCAACGCCTACGTCCACGGCGGTGGCGGCGTCCTCACCGTCGAGATCGTGCGCAGGCTCGGCACCACGGGCCTCCGGCTCACCGTCAAGGACGAGGGCCCCGGCATCGCCGACGTGGAGGCCGCCCTCACCGACGGCTTCACCACGGGCGCGGGCCTCGGCCACGGCCTCGGCGGCGCCCGCCGGCTCATGGACGACTTCGCGCTGCGCACCGAGGCCGGGCGGGGCACGGTCGTCACGGCCGTCCGGTGGCACAAGAGGCGCGCGTGACCACTGGCCCCAGCGGTCACCCCGGCCCCGCGCGAGCCGTCCTCGCGGAGCCCACCCGGGCCGTCCCCATCGACCACTTCAGCGCCGTGCACCTGGCCGCGGCCACGGCCCGCACCCTGGCCCGGCGGTGCGGCCTTCCCGGCGCCCTGCCCGACCGGGCGGCCGTCGTCGCCTCGGAGCTGGCCAGCAACATCGCCAAGCACGCCACCGGCGGCAGCGTCTACCTCCAGGCCCTCACCCACGGCGAGGGCCTGGAGATCACCGCCGTCGACCGGGGCCCCGGCATGCGCGAACCGGAGCGCTGTCTGACCGACGGCTACACCACCACCAACACCCTCGGCGCGGGGCTCGGCGCGATCCGCCGCATCGCCACCACGCTGACCATCCGCACCCGGGCGGGCACCGGCACGCTCGTCTGCGCCCGCCTCGCACCCCCCGGCCGCACCGCCGACGCCGAACGGCCGCTGGGGTCCCTGTGCCTGCCCGCCGAGGGGGAGCGGCACTGCGGCGACGCCGCGTCCTTCGCCCTCACCGACCGCGGCCTGACCGCCCTCGCCGTGGACGGGCTCGGCCACGGAGCGGAGGCGGAGGAGGCCGCGCGGGCCGCCGTGCGCTGCTTCCACCGAGGGCCGGACGCCGACCTGCCCGACCTGCTCACCGCGGCGAACCGCGCCCTGCGCCACTCCCGCGGCGCCGCCATCGGTCTGCTCCGGCTGCGGGACACCGCCGTCGACTACTGCGGCGTCGGGAACGTACGCGCCGTACTCCTGTCGCCCGACGACGTCGGGCGACGGCTCAGCGGGCAGCCCGGCGTCGTCGGCTGGAACATGCCCCCGCCGCAGGTGCGCCGCCTCAGCGTGCCCGCGGGCGCCACGGCCGTGCTCCACACCGACGGCGTCGACCAGCGGTGGTCCCGGGACCCGGAGCCGTTCCTGCTGCGCCTGCCGCCGCCGCTGCTCGCCGCCGCCCTCGTCCACGGATTCCGCCGCAGCCGCGACGACGCGACCGCCGTCGCCGTCAAGACCCCCCAGAGGCCCCGATGACCGCCACCGACCTGCGCTCCCTGCCGGCGCTCAGGCACGCCGTCCGTTCGCTCGCCGACACCCACCGCCTCGGCGTGGAGGTACGCGCCCGGCTCGCGCTCGCCGCCGGGCGCGTTGCGGCGCCGGTCGTCGACGCGGGCTTCCCGGTCACCCTGACCGCCACCAGGGAGGACGACGGCGGGGCGCCGCTGCTCGCGGTCACCCTCGACCACCGCGCGTGCGGCATCGGCGTCCCCCCGGCCGACGAGCTGCCGCTCGCCGCGCACAGCACCACGCCGTCCACCGTGACCTGGCACATCGCCCTCGACACCGCAGGGGGGACGACACCGGCGCCGACGGACGCGGACGCGCCGCCGGACGGCGAGAGCGAGGTGCTCCTCAAGGAACTCGGCGCCGCCCTGGCCCAGGTCGACGCCCTGAAGGCCGAACACCGCCTCCTCAAGCACGAACTGGCCGAGACCAACAGCGGTGTGCTCGCCCTGTACGTCCAGCTCGACGAGCGCGACCAGCAGGTGCGCCGCGCCCACGGCCGCGTCCTGCGCGAACTGGAGGACGCCCTGCGCCCGCCCGTCCTGGACGTGCCCGGGCTCGAACTGGGCGTGCACTACGCCCCGGCCGACTCCGAGGCACCCACGGGAGGCGACCTGTACGACTGGTTCGTGCTGCCGGACGGCACCGTGCACATCACGGTCGTGGACGCGCTCGGCCACGGCGTCCGCTCCACCCGCACGGCCCTGAACGTCACGCACGCCGTCCGCACCCTGGCCCTCGAAGGCCACCCCTTGCAGTCGATCGTGGCCCGTACGAACGAAGTGCTCGCGCCCTTCGACCCCGCACTGATGGCGACGGTCCTGCTGGCCCGGCTGCGCCCGGAGACCGGGGAGCTGCACCTCGCGGGCGGCAGCCATCCGCCCGCGCTCCTGATGCGCCGGGGCGGCGGCACCGAGTACCTCGAAACCCCCGGCCGGGGCATCGGTTTCCCCCTGCCCGGCAGCGAGGAGGTCCGCCGCACCCGCATGCGCCCCGGCGATCTCCTGCTGCTCTACACCGACGGCCTCACCGAGAGCCGCAGGGACCCCGAGGAGGGCGAGGCCCGGCTGGCCCGCGCGGTCCGCGACCACGCCCACCGCCCGACGGCGCACCTGCCGAGGGCGCTCGCCAAGGAGATGCACGCGGTGATACTCCACGCCGACGACACCCTCGCCCTCGCGGTGCGCTTGAGCGCATAGCGGCCCGTGAGCGCATAGAGGTGAGGTCCCCGAGCGCACAGGGAGGTCAGGAGCGCGGCGCCGGCGCGTCGTCCACGGCCTCGGTGGCGTCGACGACGTGGAACACCCGCTCGGTGTGCGTCAGTCGCAGCAGATGACGGACGCTGGGGGAGGGCCGCGCGAGCAGCAGCCGGGCGCCGGACGCCGCGGCCCGCTCGCGCAGGTTCAGCAGCGTGTTGAGCCCGCTGGAGTCGCAGAACGTGACGCCGTGACAGTCCAGGACGAGGGTCCGCGACCCGTCCTGGAGCAGCGGCCCCGCGGCCTCGGCGAGCGACGGCGCGCCCTCCAGGTCCAGCTCGCCCGAGAGCCGCAGCACGGCCCGTGCCCCCGCCCCGTCGTCCTGCGAGCGGCCGTGGTCCCGTGCGCCCCCGTCGTCCCGCGCGCCCTCATCGTCCTCGCGGCGGAGCCAGAAGCGGTCTTCCATGCCTGCGCACCTCTCTCGGGCCGTCACCGCCCGACTCGCTGCTGACGTGCGTACGTGGAGCTGACCCGTACCCCCGAGTCGGCGCCGATACCGGCGCGCGGACGGGCCGTACGTGTCGCCTTGATCACACGCGAGCACGCCTGCGGACGGCGAACTGCCCCAGGACGCCACGGATGTCACGGATGTCACGGACGTCACGGACGTCACGACAGCGGCACGGTGGCGCGCACTCTCTTGCCGCCCGGACACCACTCGACCTCAAGCCGCCCCGCGAGGTCCCGCACCAGGTGGAGCCCGAATCCGCCCGGCCGCGCCGGGTCGAGGGGCAAGGTGCGCGGCGGCTCGTCGGCGGCGTCGGACACGGACACCGTCAGACCCAGGTCGCTGTGGCCGAGCCGCAGGGCGGTCACCCCGCGGGCGTGCCGCAGCGCGTTCGTCACCAGCTCCGACACGACCAGGAGCACGGCCTCTGCCTGCCGCTCGTCGTCGCATCCCACCGACGCCATGAAGTCACGCGCCGCCGCACGTGCCTCGGCGGCCGACACCGTCCCGTTACGCTCCCACTCGCGCACCACTCGCTGCTCCTTCGGAGGGTGCATCACGACAACCTCCCGTCGTTCCGCGGTTCACACCGATCGCTTGCCCCGAACCCCGCCGACTACGCGGTGGTTCCGGTGCGGCACGCGGATAGTGTGGACGCGCCAGCCGTGGGAGAGGGGCGACGAGGGGAAAGGCCATGGACGCGGACCCCGGTGGGCCGGGAGCGCGGCGGCGCGCGGACCGCGCGGACGCCGATCCGGCCGCCGAACTGGCGGACGTCCTTGAGGTGTTGTGGGAGCACGGCCGTGCGGTGAGCCCGGCGCCCGCCTCGCCCTCGCAGCTGCGCGTGCTCCACTGCCTCGACCGGGACGAGGGCATCAACCTGCGCACGCTCGGCGAACTGCTCGGCGCCTCGCCCCCGTCCGTGAGCAGGCTGTGCGACCGCCTGGAGGTCCTGGGCTTCGTGCGCCGCGCCCCCAGCAGGGCCAGCGGGCGCGAGCTGGAGCTCCGTCTGACGTGCCACGGCAGGACGCATCTGCGCGCCCTGAAGGACCGGCGCGTCGCCTCGCTGCGGGAGGTGACGGACCGGATGACCCCGGCGGACCGCCGCGCCCTGCTCCACGGACTCCTCGCGCTGCGCGCCACGTTGGCGCACCCGGAGACCGCAGCGGGGCGCGATACCGAGGGCGATGGGCGCTGACACGCCGTCGCGCCGCCTTGCCTTTCCGTGCTCCCGTGGGACCCGTGGGAGTGGAATGGATGTCGGGCAGCTCGAATAGGGCTCGGACGGCCGTTGTTAACCCGCCGGTATAACTTACGAGTAGTTTATCGGGCGCTTCGGCGCGAAGGCGTGGGCGCGCACTGCGGTGACCAGTGCATTCTCGCAGAAGTGGTGTAGACCATACTCCTGGTGCAACACCCAGTCAACGTCTTGTCTTTCTATTAGGGGCGCGAGTAGATTCCCCCGCCAAGCACCGCCGGAATTCCTGCCGTTGCACATGGTGAAATCCTTGGCGTTGCACATGTTGAAATGGTCTCAGATGGTAGGACGAGGATGGCGGAACCTGAGCTTCCTGTGCTTCTCTGAGCCAAGCCGAGCGAGACTCCAGGGCACCACGGACGACCCCGTGAGCGCTTCCGTTTCTTTTCCTTTTGCTTTGCGGGGAGGGTTCGTGATTGCTGTGCACACGCATGGGCGGCGGCGCTTACACGTCACGCGCTCCGCCCGCACCGCCTGTGCGCAGTGCCGGCAGTCCGCGGTGAAGCGGGACGCCCAGCGGCGGGACGAGCGGCTTTTACGAGTGGCTTTCATCATTTCCAGCAGCGGGGACTGGATATTCCGCTTCGCCCTGCCCGTACTCGTGCTCCAGATCACCGGATCGGCGGTCTCCACGGCGCTGACCTATGCGATCGAGTTCGTGCCGTTCGTCGTCATCGGACTCTTCAGCGGAGTTGTCGCCGACCGGGCCGACCGACGGCAATTGATGATCGCGTGCGATGTCGTGTCCGCGGTGATCGTGGCCGGGATCGGGGTGCTCTGCCTGATCGATCCGCCGGTGTTCCTGGTGATGGCGGCGGCCTTTCTGCTGGGCTGCGTACGGCCGTTCTCGTTCCCCGCGTTCCAGGGATTCATCACCGAGCGGGTCGCCGAGGAACGGCGGGCCTCGATGAACGCCTGGGTCCAGGGCGCGGACGGCACCCTCGGCATGCTCGGCCCCGTCGCCGGGGTCGCGGTCGTCACGCTCCTCGGGCCGACCGCGGCGAGCTTCGCCAACGCGGCCTCGTTCGCGGTCTCCGCCCTGCTGATCGCCGCCACCGCCGCCGTCGCCGCGGGGCGGCGCCTGCGGACCTCGTTCGCCGCGGCCTGCCGCTCGCTCGGGCCCGACTCCGCGGCGGCGCTGCGCATGGTCGTGCGGGAGCGCGCCCTGTTGTGGGCCACGTTCCTGCTGACCCTCGCCAACCTCACCTTCCCCGCGGCGGCGGCCAACCTCGTCTACATCGTGGCCGGGCCCGACGGGGACGTCCCGGCCTCGCTCGCGGTGGTCGCGGCGGCACAGGGACTCGGGGTCGCGCTCGGCGCCGCCGCGGCACCCCTGCTGCTGCGCAGGTTCTCGGCGGGCACGCTCATGGGTTCGGCCATGGCCGTGAAGGCCCTAGCCCTGACACTGCCCGCGTTCCAGCCCGGCATCGGCGCGCTGACCGTGTGCTGGTTCGTCGTCGGCACGACGACCTCCACGTTCATCGTGCCCTGGCGGACCTATCGGCAGGGCGCGGTCGATCCGCAATTCCTCGGCAGGGTGGTGGGGCTGCAGCGGGCCATTCCCTTCGCCGCCATCCCGGTCAGTTCGCTTCTCGGCGGCTGGCTGGTCGTCGAGTTCGGTGTCACCGCGCTGTTCACGGCCATCGCCGTCATTCAGTTCTTCGTCTGGCTCGGTACTCGTTTTTCGCCATTGGGGAGATCCGGCTCTTCGCGCGTCGAAGTGGCCGGGCCCCAGGTCATTCCTTCGCCGCAACCGACGTCACTACCGAGTCGAACAGGCAGGAATTGAGCCGACTGCGGCGGGACCTCACCAGTCGCATGCATACCATCCACGTTCACTGCGTCATTCCCGTTCACGGAAAGGTGTGGGGTAGATGCCACTATTCTTCGAGGGCAGTGGGACGGTTTCGGCGCAGCGGGAGCACTTCACGGACCTGGGCTACCTGGTCCTGCCCGCCCTGCTGCCCGGATCGCTCCTCGACCGGCTCGTGCCCGAGGTGGACCGCTGGGTCGACGACGGGCTGCGGTCCCGCTCCATCGCCGCCTGCCTCGATCCGGGCCCCGACCACGATCCGCCGCCCGTCATGGAGCTGGAGTTGCCCGCCCATGGCGAACTCATCACCCACGAACCCCTGCTGCGGGTCATAGCGGACCTCATGGGCGCGCCCTTCGTCTTCCACCATCTGCACAGCGACCGGCACAATCCCGGCGTGCCCGGCAAGCCGTGGCACCACGACCACGAGCCCAACGACGCGGGCGACCCCGACCTGTCGATGGTGCACGCGCTGCACTACCTCGGCGGCCTCGACGGCACGGTCGGCAACCTCACCGTGGTGCCGGGCTCCCACCACCGGCCCTGGGCCAAGTCGGCGCTCGCCCACCTCGGCACCACCGAACTCCCGGGCGAGGTGGTCATCGACGAGCTGCCGCCCGGTTCGACCGTGGTCATCAACTCCGCGCTGCTGCACGCCCGCAGGCCCGCGCCGAGCCCGCCCGGCAGCCCGGCCCGCTACTTCGTCGACGCCTCGTACTGCCAGACCGGGGCGCGTTGGCGGCCGGTGAAGCCGTACTGGCGGCACATGCTCCGTACGGCCCGCACCCTCGATCTCGACGGCGGGCGCTGGCCGGAGCTGTTCGCGGAGCGGCACTTCACCGAGTACGCCAGGCACGCGTGAGAAAGGACCGCACGGATGCAGATCATCGGCCCCACCACCTTCGACGAGGTACGCGCCCTCTTCCACCGGGACCATCCCGTCACCCGCGCCCACGAGGTCAACACCAACGAGGACGCGGACAGCGCGCTGCGCCTGGCCGACGCGACCTTCGGCACCTGGGCCACGATCCGGCTGTCCCGCGCCGACGTCCGCTCGGTGCTCCTGCCCTGGCACCTGAGCTGCGGCGGCGGCCGCGAGCTCGTCCCGCGCACCGGCCTCACCGTCGGCCAGGCGGCGGACCTGCTGCGCGCGCACGAGGCGGAGTTCACGGCGGCCAACCCCGTCTGCACCGGCAAGATCGCCCGGTTCCGCACCGCCGCCTTCTCCTCCATCTACCTCACCACGCGGCCGATCCCGCACGACCACTACGCGGACCTCCCCACCGACGAAGGGCTTGTCCACCTCGACGGCCTGCACCGCCTGCTCGCCTGGGAGCTGGCGGGACGCCTGTCGCCCGGCGCGGAGCTGACCGCCCTCATCGCCGGTGACCTCACCCCGCTCGCCCCGACCGCCGCGAGCGACAGCACACCGAACGCCACCACCGGAGGTCCACGCCCATGACGCGAGCGATGCGTTCCCCCGCCTCGCTGCCCGACGCCACGCTGCCCGGCCTGCTCGTCCACCACGCCCTGACCCACCCGGACAGGACCGCCCTCAGCGACGGGACCCGCACCCTCGACCACCGGCAACTCGACACCGCGGCCGGGCACATCGCGGCCCGCCTCGCCGGACTCGGCACCGCGCGCGGCGACCGGGTCGCGCTGTTCGGCCCCCGGGACGCCCGCATGTGCGCGCTGCTGCACGGCGTCCTGCGCGCGGGCGCGGCCGCCGTCCTGGTCGACCCGGGGTGGAGCCCGCGCGACGTGCACCGGCGCCTGGACGCGGTCAAGGTGCGGCACGCCCTGACCACCGCGCGGGACCTGCGCGCGCCCGAGCCGTACCGCACCGAGGTCGTCGACGTCGACGCGCTCGCCGCGAGCGCGCCCGTCGCGCCCGACGGCACACAGGGCTGCGCGCCGGACGACCTCGCGTACCTGTCCTTCACCTCCGGATCCAGCGGGGAGCCGAAGGCCGTCGCGGTCACCCACGCCAACGCCGTGCACTACGCCCTCGCCCTGCGCGACCGGCTCGGCCTCACCGACGCCGACGCGCCCCGCGTCGCCCACGTCACCACCCTGGCCGCCGACCTCGGCCACACCTCCTGGCTGCTCGCCCTCGCGACCGCCGGTTCGGTGCACGTGGTGCCCGACGCGACCGCGCGGGACCCGGAGGCGTTCTGGGCGGACCTCGGCGCGGCCGGGGTCTCGGTGCTCAAGACGACGCCGTCGCACCTGACGGCCCTGCTCGCCGGGCGGCCGTCCGACGCACCCGCCCTGGACACCGTCCTGCTCGGCGGCGAGGCGCTGCCCCGGTCGCTCGCCGCGCGCCTGCTCGACGAGCGCATAGCCGCGCGCGTGGCCAACCACTACGGTCCGACCGAGACCACCGTCGGCGCCACCTGCTTCCTCGCCGCCACCGCGGCCGACCTGCCCGCGGACGAGCCCACCGTGCCCATCGGCACCGCCATCGGCGAGGTCGAACTGCGGCTCGTCCCCGACACGCGCGCGCCCGTGACGCCCGACCCCGACGCCGCGGAGGGCGAGCTGTACATCGGGGGACGCGGCGTGAGCGCCGGATACTTCGGGCGCCCCTACGAGACCGCGCGCCGCTTCATCGCGCACGCGGGACGGCGCATGTACCGCACCGGCGACGTGTGCCGCCGCCGAGCGGACGGCAACCTCGTCTTCGTCGGCCGCTCGGACCGCCAGGTCAAGGTCCGTGGCTTCCGCGTCGACCCCGCCGAGATCGAGCGGGCCATGGAGGAGTTCCCGGGCGTCGGCCAGGGCGCGGTGATCGTCCGCGAGACCCCGGCGGGCAGCCAACTCCTGGCCGCCGTACGCCTGACCGGCGGGCGCGACGAGGACGGCACGCTCGCCGCGCTCCGCTCCCACCTGCACGACCGGCTGCCCGGCTACTCCGTGCCGCAGCCCGTCCTCGCCCTGCCGGAGTTCCCCTTCGGCGCGAACGGGAAGCTCGACCGCGCCCGCCTGAGCGACATCGTGTCCGGCCTCATCGAGTCCCGGGCCCGGACCGCGCGGCCCGCGCCCGCCACCGCGGGGCGGCCCGCCGACCGCTCCGCCGCGTCGCTCGCGCACGCCCTGTGCGAGCTGTGGGCGGACGCCCTGGGCCTGCCCGTCGTCGACCCGCACGCGGACGTGCTGAGCCTGGGCGGGGACTCGATCCTCGCGATGCGCACCATCGCGTTCCTGCGCCGCCGCGGCCACCGCGTCGCGTTCGAGGACTTCTACGAGCACCCGACGCCCACCCGGCTCGCGGCGGTCGCCGCCTCGTCCCGGCGGAGCGCACAGCCGCGCGCCGAGACCCTGGCGGCCGAGCCGCGCCACCTGGCGCCCGCCCAGCGGTGGCTGTTCCGCCAGCCCGTCGACGAACCGCGGCACTGGAACCAGTCCGTGCTCCTTCGCTGCCGCGAGCGCGTGGACGCCGGAGCCCTTGCGCGGGCCGTCGAGGCCGTGCTGCACCGGCACACGGCGCTGCGCAGGCCGCTCGGTCCCGGCGGCCTCGGCCCGCTGCGGCCCGCGGGCGACCTGGACGCGGTGAGCCACTCACGGCTGCGGCCGGGCGATCCGCTGCCCGAGACGGTCGGGGCGCTCTGCACCGAGCTGCAGCGCAGCCTCGACCCGGAAGCCGGGCGCCTGCTGAGGGTGCACCGGTTCGCGGGCGGACCGGGCGTCGACGACCGGCTCGCGCTGATCGCCCACCACCTCGTCGTCGACGGCCTCTCCTGGCGCATCCTGCTCGACGACCTCGCCGCCGCCTACCGGGCCGCGCTCACGGGGCAGCGGGCAGACCTGGCGCCGACGGCCGACTTCTACGCCTGGGCCGCCACCACGCCCCGGACGGCCGCCGCGCACCCGGCGGTCGCGCCCCGGCTCCCGGTGGACGACGCCACGTCGAGCACCGAACCGGCGACCCTGGTGTGGAGCCTCGACGAGCGGGCGACCGGCCGTCTTCTGGAGCGCCACGGGGGCGCGCAGCGCCTGGAGGCGGTGCTGCTCGCGGCCTTCGCCGACGCCACCCTCGCCTGGAGCGGGCAGCGGAGCCTCGGCGTGGAGGTGGAGACCCACGGCCGCGGGACCGACGGCGACGACGGCCAGTACCTGGACACGGTGGGCTGGTTCACCGCCGTCAAGTGGCTGGCCGTCGACGCGGGCGGGACGGCCGAAGGGCCCGAGCGCACCGCCCGGGTCGAGGACCTCGTACGCGCGGCGCCCCAGCTGCCGATGGACGTCGAAGGGGCGCGCCCCGAGGCGGCGTTCAACTTCCTCGGCACCTTCCGGCTGCCCGACGAGCCCTGTCTGGACTGGTCGGTGGCGGACGAGCAGGCCGGGGCCGCCCGCTGCGCCACCGGGGACTCGCTCTACCGGCTCCGTCTGACCGCCCGGATCGTCGACGGGCGCCTGGTGACCGACCTGGTCTACGCCTGGCCGCGCCTGTCGCACGAGAGCGCGGAGCGGATCGTCGCCTCGTTCTCCCGCGCGGTGGCCGCCGCCGCGGACACCGAACCGGCCGACCACGCGCGGGCGGTGGTGTCCACCTCCGGCCAGCTGGTGCACACCGGCATCGCTCCCGCGCGCGGACACTGGACGGTCGTGCGCGAGCCGGTGCCCGTCCTGCTGACCGGGGCGACCGGCTATCTGGGCGGGCACGTGCTCACCGAACTGGCGGCGCGGGGCGCCCGCGTGACCTGCCTGGTCCGCGGCGACAACGATGCCGAGGCGGCCCGGCGGCTCGGCGGCGCCGACGTGATCGCCGGTGACATCACCGCGGACGGCCTCGGCCTGACCCCGGCCGGACTCGCCCGCGCCCGCACGGCCCGGGTCGTCGTGCACGCGGCCGCGGACGTCCGCCTCGTGGCCTCGCCCGCGGACCTCGAGCGGACCAACCACACCGCGGTGCGGCGGCTGCTCCACTGGATCGACGCCCACACCCCGGCGGCCCGCTTCCACCACGTCTCCACGCTGGCCGTCTCGGGCGAGGTGGAGGGGCCCGCGCGCCGCTTCAGCGAGGCCGACCTGCGCATCGGGCAGAGCTTCCGCACCCCGTACGAGAAGGTGAAGTTCCACGCGGAGGAGACCGTGCGGGCCTGGGCGGCATCCGGCCGTCAGGCCTACGTCCACCGCAGCGGCCACATCGCGGCGCACAGCAGGACCGGCGCGTTCCAGCGCAACGTCGCGGACAACCGGATCTACCAGACCGTGCGCGGCTACGTCCTGGCCGGGGCGGCGCCGCGCAGGCCGTCGACGACGTTCGAGTTCTCCCACGTGGACACGGTGGCGGCGGGAATCGCGGCGCTCGCGACCCAGCCGCACGCGGCGCCGGGCGTCTACCACGAGGAGTCGCCGCACACCGTCGCCCACGACGACCTGGTGGCGTGGATGGTCCGGCACGGCTATCCCATCCGGCTCACGGACGACGCCACGTTCGCCGCGGCGCTCGCCCG is a window from the Streptomyces spectabilis genome containing:
- a CDS encoding non-ribosomal peptide synthetase, yielding MTRAMRSPASLPDATLPGLLVHHALTHPDRTALSDGTRTLDHRQLDTAAGHIAARLAGLGTARGDRVALFGPRDARMCALLHGVLRAGAAAVLVDPGWSPRDVHRRLDAVKVRHALTTARDLRAPEPYRTEVVDVDALAASAPVAPDGTQGCAPDDLAYLSFTSGSSGEPKAVAVTHANAVHYALALRDRLGLTDADAPRVAHVTTLAADLGHTSWLLALATAGSVHVVPDATARDPEAFWADLGAAGVSVLKTTPSHLTALLAGRPSDAPALDTVLLGGEALPRSLAARLLDERIAARVANHYGPTETTVGATCFLAATAADLPADEPTVPIGTAIGEVELRLVPDTRAPVTPDPDAAEGELYIGGRGVSAGYFGRPYETARRFIAHAGRRMYRTGDVCRRRADGNLVFVGRSDRQVKVRGFRVDPAEIERAMEEFPGVGQGAVIVRETPAGSQLLAAVRLTGGRDEDGTLAALRSHLHDRLPGYSVPQPVLALPEFPFGANGKLDRARLSDIVSGLIESRARTARPAPATAGRPADRSAASLAHALCELWADALGLPVVDPHADVLSLGGDSILAMRTIAFLRRRGHRVAFEDFYEHPTPTRLAAVAASSRRSAQPRAETLAAEPRHLAPAQRWLFRQPVDEPRHWNQSVLLRCRERVDAGALARAVEAVLHRHTALRRPLGPGGLGPLRPAGDLDAVSHSRLRPGDPLPETVGALCTELQRSLDPEAGRLLRVHRFAGGPGVDDRLALIAHHLVVDGLSWRILLDDLAAAYRAALTGQRADLAPTADFYAWAATTPRTAAAHPAVAPRLPVDDATSSTEPATLVWSLDERATGRLLERHGGAQRLEAVLLAAFADATLAWSGQRSLGVEVETHGRGTDGDDGQYLDTVGWFTAVKWLAVDAGGTAEGPERTARVEDLVRAAPQLPMDVEGARPEAAFNFLGTFRLPDEPCLDWSVADEQAGAARCATGDSLYRLRLTARIVDGRLVTDLVYAWPRLSHESAERIVASFSRAVAAAADTEPADHARAVVSTSGQLVHTGIAPARGHWTVVREPVPVLLTGATGYLGGHVLTELAARGARVTCLVRGDNDAEAARRLGGADVIAGDITADGLGLTPAGLARARTARVVVHAAADVRLVASPADLERTNHTAVRRLLHWIDAHTPAARFHHVSTLAVSGEVEGPARRFSEADLRIGQSFRTPYEKVKFHAEETVRAWAASGRQAYVHRSGHIAAHSRTGAFQRNVADNRIYQTVRGYVLAGAAPRRPSTTFEFSHVDTVAAGIAALATQPHAAPGVYHEESPHTVAHDDLVAWMVRHGYPIRLTDDATFAAALARAERHHPTMARLASTWSQLGDRNVVVDSAWTQSVLDRLGVRFAEPTAEWWSAALTWAADAGFLPHRSPVPADPAR